DNA from Acidobacteriota bacterium:
TCTTCGTCGACATGGTGGCCTACACGGACAAGCTGGTCGGCCGAATGCTCGACGGTCTGGAGGAACTGGGCGTTCTGGACAACACGCTGATCCTGCTGACCGCCGACAACGGCACCCCCAGGCAGATCACCAGTACTCTGCAGGACGGCACGGTGATCCCCGGCGGCAAGGGCGGGACGATCGACTACGGCATGCATGTCCCTTTCATCGCCTCCTGGCCGGCCGGCTTCGAGGGAGGTCGCGTGTCGGACGCGATGATCGACTTGAGCGACTTCCTGCCCTCGATGGTGGAGGCGGCGGGAGCCACGCTGCCGGGGGATCGGGTCATCGACGGCCGCAGCTTCATGCCTGTACTCCGCGGCGAAACGGACTCCGCCCGCGACTGGATCTTCACCGACTTCCGGCCGCGCTTCCTGAACATCCCGGAAGTGACCTTCGTCCACGATCGCCGCTACAAGCTGTACGACGACGGCCGCTTCTTCGACTTCGAGAACGATGTGCGGGAACAGAGCCCCCTGGACGTCGACGACCTGACGGAAGAGGCAGCCTCGGCCATGGCCAGACTGCGCGCCGCGATGGCGGAGGGCCTTGGCGGGTAGCCACAGCCGGCGACGACCGGCTTTCCGGCGGCTCCGTGCGGGTCCGGCGGGCGCGGTGATCCTGCTGGCGGCCTGCGGGGGGCATCTCGGGCGGCCGCCGGGTGAAGCCACCGGTCGCCTACATCGACGTCCTGCCGACCCTGATGGGCATCGCCGGCCTGAACGACCACGGCGGCAAGGAGCTCGACGGCCGGGACGTCCGCGACGTGCTCGCTGGCGCGGACGTGGAGGGACCGGCGCGCGAGCTGTACTCCTTCGTCGGCCAGAAGAACCCGGAGCGGGAGCAGGTGTCGGTGATGTCGGGCGGCTGGAAGCTCGTCGTCATCGGCCCGCCGCTCGACCGACCCGGATCGGCGGCGGCGTCCGAGCAGCTGCTGTACCGGATCGAGGAGGATCCCTTCGAAGAACGGAACCTGGCTACGGACCGTCCGCACGTGGCCGAGCGTCTCCTCGAAAAGGCCCATGAGTTCCGCGCCCTGCAACCGCCGAACCCGGTGGGGTCCTTCGGCGTGGGTATGGAAGGGTTCGAGCCGCCGCCGAACTGGCGGTTCCCTGAAGCCGATACCACCGAATCAGGAGGATCCTGACCATGCGTTCGAGTTACTGTGCCCTCGTCGGCGTCGCCCTGCTACTTGGTGGCTGCGCTGGTCCCACCGCCGACCAGTCGTCCGCCCCGGCCGCGCCCGGCGACCCGGGCGCGCCGTTTCACGGCGCCTGGGAGTTGGCTTCGGTCGTTCGCTACTCGGGCGACGGCGAGGAGTTGTCGCGCAACGAGTCGTCGACCGGCTTCATCATGTACGACCCGGCGGGCACGATGGGAGTGGTCATCCAGGGCGCCGATCGGGCGCCATATGCGGGTGACGAGGCGACACCCGAGGAGATCCTGGCGGCCTACCGGTCGTACACGTCCTACTTCGGCGGCTTCACGGTGGACCCGGAGGCGGGCACCGTCACCCACCACCTGCGGGCGAGCATGAACCCGCGCGGCGCCGGCTCGGACTACCTCCGTCACTACGAATTCGAGGAGGACAGCCTGACGCTGCAGCCACCTGCCGGCGCCGACGGCGGCGTCGTGCGGCTGACCTGGAGGCGGCAGTCCGACCTGGCCGAACTCACGGACGAGCACCGCCGCTTCATCGGCTTCTGGGAGTTCGCGCGGCTGGACCGCACCGACGACTCGGGCACAGCGCTGCCGGTGCAGCGGACCTACGAGGACGGCTTCATCATCTACACGGCCTCCGGCCACATGGCGGTTCACCTGGTTCGTCCGGGCCGGGAACTCTCCGCCGCCGGCCGCCTGACGGCGGAGGAGGCCGCCGCCGCGATGAGCACCTACGTCAGCTACTTCGGGCCGTACACGATCCACGAGGAAGAGGGATTCGTCGTCCACCAGCGGCCCGGCTGCTGGTTCCCGGGCTGTATCGGATCGGACGCCCGGCGCGGCTACGAGTTCGGGGACGGCACCCTGACCCTCAAGCCGCCGTCGCGGGAAGTCGACGGTGGCTCGGTCCAGGACGCTTTGACGTGGGAGCGAATCAGTGACTAGGCGGTCTTCGCGATCTTCCGTCGCAGCCAGTCGATCAGCACCCGGTTCGTCTCGTCCGGTTTCTCCTGCTGCGTCCAGTGACCGCAGTCGGCGACGGTGTACTTCTCGAAGTCGTCGATGAAGTCCTCCATGCCGTCGGCGGAGGAGGGCCGGAGGATGACGTCGTTCTCGGCGCCGATGTAGAGGCACGGCACCTCGATCTCCCACTTCGCGTTCTCGATTCCCGGGAACGGTCGACCTGCCATGCGGTACCAGTTGAGCCCGCCGGTGAAGCCGGTGGCTTCGAAGGTCTCCGTGAAGTAGTCCAGGGCCTCCTCGGACAGGAACACCTCGCCGGGGTAGTCCTCGCGGTCCAGCATCCGTAGCAGGTCCATCTGCCGTTCCGGCGAGTCCTCCGGCATCGCCTTGAACGCCTCGACGTCCCAGATGTAGCCCCGGCGCAGCATCATCTGGAAGGTCTTGCGTACGTCGGCGGACAGCACCTTCTCGGCCCGGCCGGGCTCCTGGAACTGGACCGTGTAGTAGTTCTCGGACCGGACGATCAGCGACTCCTCGGTCGGCTGCCGGCGCGGCATGCCGGGAGGCCGTCCGCCTGGCGTGTTGACGCCGACGATGCCGAGGCAGCGGTCCGGGTGCAGCCGCGCCATCATCCACACGACTCCGCCGCCCCAGTCGTGGCCGACAAACACGGCCTTGTCGATCTCGAGCGCATCGAGCATTCCCGCCATGTCGTCGCAGAGGTGCCGCAGGCTGTACTTCGCCACATCGTCCGGCCGGTCGGTCAGGCCGTATCCGCGCTGATCGGGCGCAATGGCGCGGAATCCGGCGTCGGCGAGCGCCGGGAGCTGGAACCGCCAGGAGAAGGCGAGTTCCGGGAAGCCGTGGCAGAGGACGACGGGGATGCCTGTTCCCTGCTCGTAGACCGCCATGCGGATGCCGTTCGTCTGCATGAACCGGGGCGCCGGCATGCCGGGGGCCGGCCGGACCTCGGCGCCGCGTGCGAGTCCGGGCAGCGCCAGAGCGCCGGCCAGGGCGCCCGTGGTCTGCAGAAAGCTACGACGGGTCAGGGCGGCGGGGATCGAGGCGTGAGAGGGGATCATCGGGACCTCCGGAATCGGGGACGGGGTGATGTGCGTTACGTGGAATGGCCGGAGTATCTCAGGCCACTCCGAGAGAAAGGCGTACAATAGTCGCGATGCGCATCGCGTTTCGGTTTGCGGGTTCGTTCCTGGCGCTTGCCGTCCTGGCGGCGCCGGTGGCCGGAATGTGCGCCTCGCTCGGCGCGTCCGAGGACCCCTGCGCCATGCAGACGGTCCATGAGGCGGCGTCCTGCGAGCACACCGAGATGGTGATGACGGGGTGCTGCGCCGCGGAGTCCGTCGATCCCGCTACGGCCGGGATTCTCCCCGGCTCCGCCGGCGACATCGACCCGCCCGCCCTGGCCGGGACCGGGCCGGACGCGCCCGAGAGCTATGGCCTCGAGGCCGCGGTACTCGCCTGCGACGGAGACCCGCCGCCCGCTGTTCCGCGCTACAGGCTGTACTCGGCCCTGTTGCTCTGATCCTTCGCTGAAGCGAGTCGGAGCGGTCGCCCCCGAAAGCGGGCGGCCGCGGAGAACACGTTTCCGCGGAGGAGTCAGATGCATCACTCGCTCAAGCGTCATTGCGGCGGCAACACCCGTAAGCACAAACGCGGGTTTGATCGACATACGCCTTGCCTGCTCGCCGCCGTCCTGCTGGCGGTCGCCTGGGCAGGAACATCGATGGCCGAGACAGGCCAACCGGACGGGCTGAGCGTCCTTCCGGATCGGGCGCCGGCTGACAGGGTCGCCCGGGGAATCGCCGACGAGGCGCTCCGCGCCCTCGTCGAGGAGGCGCTGGAGCGGAATCCGGATCTCAGGGCCGGCTTCGCCAAGGCGCGGGCGGCGGCGCAGAAGGCGCCGCAAGTGGCATCCCTGCCGGATCCGACGGCGGAGGCGACTGCCTTTCTGGCCCCGCCGGAAACGCGGGTCGGGGCGCAGCGGCTCATGCTGGGTTACAGCCAGCCGCTGCCGTGGCTTGCCAAGCTCGACCTGCGGGAAGAAGCGGCGGTTCACGGAGCGGCCGCCCTGGAGCACGGCGTGCAGGCCGAACGGCTGCGGCTGGTCACGGAGGTCAGGCGGCTTTACCACGAGTTGGCCTTCCTCGACCGTTCGAGAGAAACGGCCGAGACCTTCCTGGAGCATCTCATCCAGCACGAAGAGGTCGCCCAGGCCCGGTACGCGACCGGCGTGGGATCGACTCAGGCCGTGCTCAAGCTGCAGGCTGAGATCACCCGCGCCGAGCGGGCGCTGGTCGACCTGGACCTAGGCGAGGTCTCGCTGCGCGCGCGGCTCAATTCGCTGAGGGACCGGCCGGCCGCCACGCCAGTCGACAGAGGTTCGCTCCCGGCTGCGATCGAGGAAGCCGCGCTGGAGGCTGGGAACCTCGCGGCTCTGGCGCGATCGTCGCGGCCGGAGCTGCGCGCGGCGGAAGCCGGACTTTCCCGGACCGAAGCCCTGGAGGGCCTGGCCCGGATGGCCGACAAGCCCGACTTCAACGTTGGCGTGACGTACACGCTGGTGACCCCGCGCGACGACGAGGCCGCCCGTCTCCTGGCCCCGGCCGGCAACGGGAACGACGTGTTCGGCCTACGCGGCGGCATCACGCTGCCTCTGCGCCGGCGCAGCCGCGCGGCGGCCGTACAGGAGGCGCTCGACCTGCGCTCCCATGCGGTCGATGAGCGTCGCGCCGCGGAACTGGTCGTCGAGTCGGAGGTGGGCGACCTCACCCAGCGGTTGCCGCTGGCCTGGAGGCGACTCCGGCTGTTGGAGGACCTGCTGGTCGTGCAGGCGGAGGAATCGCTGGAGTCGGCCGAGGCGGGGTACATCGCGGGCTCACTCAACACGCTCGACCTGTTCGACGCTGAGCACGTCCTGTTCGAGGCGCAGACGGCTGCGGATCGGGCGAGGGCGGACTACCTGATCGGTCTCGCGGAACTGGAAGGGGCGGTCGGCAGACCGTTGGCGGTGGCAGCGGAGAGGGGAGGTGCGCAGCAATGACGGACAACACGAACGGATTCGGCGGGCCGCTTGGGACCTGGTTGCGCGGTGTGGCCTGGGTGGTCGGGAGCTTCGCCGTCTTTTTCCTCCTGTTCTTCGATCCCCTGGGTCTGCATCCGGTCGATTCCTGGCTGCAACGCACCGTCGGCTACCACGCGGGACCGATGACGGCTGCCGCTGGGGACGGTGAGGCTGACGCCGTGGCTGGCGAACGGGAAGTTCTCTTCTACCGGAATCCAATGGACCCGACGATCACGTCGCCCGTGCCGGCGAAGGACGAGATGGGAATGGACTACGTGCCGGTCTACGCGGACGAGGCGGCGCGGGTGGTCGGCGCCGGCTCAACGGTCGCGATCGATCCGGCCGTGGTCCAGAACATGAACGTCCGCACGGAAACGGCTACCCGGCGCGACCTGCGCCACGAGATCCGGACGGTCGGCTACCTGGAGTACGACCAGGAACGGATGGTCACCGTGACGACGAAGTACGACGGCTGGGTGGAGAAGGTTCACGTGAACTACGTGGGCGAGCCGGTGGCCGAGGGCGCGGGCCTGTTCGAGGTCTACTCTCCTGAACTGGTCCAGACGGAGCAGGAACTCCTCTCGGCGATCCGCTACGCGGCCCGGTTCAAGGACGCGCCGGACGACGCCCGGCTGCGAGCCGAGGCCCTGGTCGACGCGGCACGGGCCCGGCTCGCGTTCTGGGACATCTCTCCGGAGCAGATCGCGCGTCTCGAGGAAACGGGCGAGATCTTCCGCACGCTGACGGTTACGGCGCCGGCCGGCGGCCTGGTCATGAAGCGGATGCCGGGTCTGGAGGGAATGGCGGTGACGCCCGGAATGGAGGCGTACCACATCGCCGACATCACCTCGCTGTGGCTTTCGGCCGAGGTGTTCGAGGACCAGGTGGTCTGGATCCGGCCCGGCGCAGAAGCGGAGGTGACGTTCAGCTACTTCCCGGGCGAGACGATCCGGGGCACGGTCGAGTTCATCGAGCCGGAACTCTCGGAGCGCACCCGCACGCTGACGGTGAAGATCGCGGTGCCGAATCCGGACGGCCGGCTGCGCAAGGGAATGTTCGCCACGGTCGTCTTCGATCCGGTCCTCGTTCCGGGAGCCTTGACCATTCCGACCGAGTCCGTGCTGCGGACGGGGCGGCGGAGCGTGGTCATCGTGGCCCAGGGCGGCGGCCGCTTCGAACCCCGCGAAGTGGAGCTGGGCCAGACGTCCGGCGGTCTGGCCGAGGTCCGCTCGGGCCTCGCTGCGGGGGAGGACGTCGTCACGTCGTCGCAGTTCCTGCTCGACTCCGAGTCAAGGCTGCGGGCGGCGGTCCAGCAGATGCTGGACGCGGCCTCGGCGCCGGAGGGCGCGGCCCAGGGGCACGAAGGCCACGACATGGGCCACGAGGGCCACGACATGGACGAGATGGATCACGACATGGACCACGGGGATCATGCGGCGGCCGAGCCGGAGGAAGCGGCCGATCCGCACGAAGCCCACGGCAACCACGGACGATGATCCGATGCTGAACCGGATCATCGAATGGTCGCTCCGCAACCAGTTGCTGGTTGCCGGGGGACTGGTCGTGGCGGTGGCGGCCGGTGTCTGGTCGGTGCGGACGACCCGCATCGACGCGATACCGGACCTCTCGGACGTGCAGGTCATCCTGTTCACCGAGTTCTCGGGGCAGGCGCCGCAGGTGGTCGAAGACCAGGTGACCTACCCGATCACCTCGACGATGCTCTCGGTGCCCTACGCCAAGGTGGTCCGCGGTTACTCCTTCTTCGGCTTCTCCTTCGTCTACGTCATCTTCGAGGACGGCACGGATCTCTACTGGGCGCGTTCCCGGGTGCTCGAATCCGTGGCGGGGCTCGAAGGAAGGCTGCCCCCGGGCGTCTCGCCGCAGCTCGGACCGGACGCCACCGGCGTCGGCTGGGCCTTCATGTACGTGCTGAACTCGGATTCGCGGTCCCTGGCGGAGCTTCGCTCGCTCCAGGACTGGTACCTGAAGTACGGCCTGCTGACGGTCGAGGGGGTCTCGGAGGTCGCCTCGATCGGCGGCTTCGTGCGCCAGTACCAGGTCGAGGTGGACCCGGTCCGGCTGCGGGCCTACGGCCTTTCGCTGCCCGTCGTCCGGCAGGCGATCGGGCAGTCGAACGCCGACGTGGGCGGCCGGCTGATCGAGATGGCGGAGCGGGAGTACATGGTCCGCGGGCGAGGCTACGTCCAGGAGTTGCGGGACCTTGAGACGATCGTCCTCGCATCCGGTCCGGGAGGGGTACCGGTACTGCTTCGGGACGTCGCGAATGTGACGATCGGGCCGGAGATTCGCCGGGGTTTGGCCGACTGGAATGGCGAGGGCGAGACGGTCGGCGGCATCGTCGTCGTCCGCTCGGGTGCCGATACCCGGACCACGATCGAGCGCGTGAAGGAACGCCTGGACGAACTCGCCGGCGGCATGCCGGACGACGTGGAGATCTCGGTCGCCTACGACCGCAGCGGCCTGATCGAGCGGTCCATCGCGACGCTGACGGACACGCTGATCGTGGAGACCATCGTCGTGGCCGTCGTGTGTCTGCTCTTCCTGTTCCACTTCCGATCGGCGCTGGTGGCGATCCTGCCGATTCCCATCTCCGTGCTGCTGGCCTTCGTCGTCATGAGAGCCCAGGGACTCGGTATGAACATCATGTCGCTGGGCGGCATAGCGATCTCGATCGGCGTGCTGGTCGACGCTTCCATCGTCATGGTCGAGAACGTGCATCGTCACATCGAGGAGGACGTCGAGGCGGGAGGCAAGCGGTCCCGCTTCGACCTCGTGCTGCGCGCGGCCCAGGAGGTCGGGCCGACCCTGTTCTTCTCGTTGCTGGTCGTCACCGTGTCCTTCCTGCCCGTGTTCACGCTCGAGGCCCAGGAAGGCCGGCTGTTCAAGCCGCTCGCCCTGACCAAGACCTACTCGATGGCGATGGCCTCGGTGGTCGCGGTGACCGTGGTGCCGGTGCTCATGTTCTGGCTCGTGCGCGGACGGATCGTCCGGGCTCGTCACATGGGCCGCTTCGAGCGAGTCGCCGATCTCCCTATCCACGTCTTGTTGCCCCGGCTCCTTCGCTTCGTCTATCGGCCGCTGGTGGCGGGAGCCGTGCGGCGGCGGTGGCTGGTCATCGTCCTGATGGTTGGGGCGCTGGCCTCGAGCCTCCTACCGCTCAAGCGGATCGGCTCCGAGTTCATGCCGCCGCTGTGGGAGGGCGATCTGCTCTACATGCCGACGACCCTGCCCGGCGTGTCGATCACGAAGGCCAGGGAGATTGTCCAGCAGACGGACCGGATCATCCGCAGCTTCCCGGAGGTGGAGACCGTGTTCGGCAAGGTGGGCCGGGCGGAAACCGCGACCGATCCGGCGCCGCTCTCGATGCTGGAGACGACGATCGTGCTGAAGGACCAGGAGGAGTGGCGTCCCGGCCTGACTCCGGACGAACTGATTGCCGAACTCGACCGGGCGCTCCAGTTCCCGGGCGTGACGAACTCCTGGACGATGCCGATCAAGACCCGGATCGACATGCTGTCCACAGGGATCAAGACGCCGGTGGGAATCAAGCTCGGCGGCCCGGATCTTCAGACGCTGGAACAACTCGCGGAGCAGGTGGAGGCGGTCGTGAAGCCGCTCCCGGGCACGCTGACGGCCTACGCTGAACGGGTGATGGGCGGCGCCTACCTCGACTTCGACATCGACCGGGAGGCGGCCGCGCGCTTCGGCCTGCGGATCGCCGACATCCAGGACACGATCCAGTCGGCGGTCGGGGGTATGAACGTCTCCTGGACCGTCGAGGGCCTGGAGCGCTACCCGATCAACCTGCGCTACCCGCGGGAACTGCGGGACGATCCGGAGGCCCTGGAGCAGATCCTCGTGACCGCGCCGGGCGGCGTCCAGGTGCCCCTGGGCCAGGTGGCGGCCATCGAGTTCCGGGACGGACCACCGGGAATCAAGTCGGAGGGCGCCAGGCCGAACGCCTGGGTGTACGTCGACCTGGAAAGC
Protein-coding regions in this window:
- a CDS encoding efflux RND transporter periplasmic adaptor subunit; translated protein: MTDNTNGFGGPLGTWLRGVAWVVGSFAVFFLLFFDPLGLHPVDSWLQRTVGYHAGPMTAAAGDGEADAVAGEREVLFYRNPMDPTITSPVPAKDEMGMDYVPVYADEAARVVGAGSTVAIDPAVVQNMNVRTETATRRDLRHEIRTVGYLEYDQERMVTVTTKYDGWVEKVHVNYVGEPVAEGAGLFEVYSPELVQTEQELLSAIRYAARFKDAPDDARLRAEALVDAARARLAFWDISPEQIARLEETGEIFRTLTVTAPAGGLVMKRMPGLEGMAVTPGMEAYHIADITSLWLSAEVFEDQVVWIRPGAEAEVTFSYFPGETIRGTVEFIEPELSERTRTLTVKIAVPNPDGRLRKGMFATVVFDPVLVPGALTIPTESVLRTGRRSVVIVAQGGGRFEPREVELGQTSGGLAEVRSGLAAGEDVVTSSQFLLDSESRLRAAVQQMLDAASAPEGAAQGHEGHDMGHEGHDMDEMDHDMDHGDHAAAEPEEAADPHEAHGNHGR
- a CDS encoding CusA/CzcA family heavy metal efflux RND transporter translates to MLNRIIEWSLRNQLLVAGGLVVAVAAGVWSVRTTRIDAIPDLSDVQVILFTEFSGQAPQVVEDQVTYPITSTMLSVPYAKVVRGYSFFGFSFVYVIFEDGTDLYWARSRVLESVAGLEGRLPPGVSPQLGPDATGVGWAFMYVLNSDSRSLAELRSLQDWYLKYGLLTVEGVSEVASIGGFVRQYQVEVDPVRLRAYGLSLPVVRQAIGQSNADVGGRLIEMAEREYMVRGRGYVQELRDLETIVLASGPGGVPVLLRDVANVTIGPEIRRGLADWNGEGETVGGIVVVRSGADTRTTIERVKERLDELAGGMPDDVEISVAYDRSGLIERSIATLTDTLIVETIVVAVVCLLFLFHFRSALVAILPIPISVLLAFVVMRAQGLGMNIMSLGGIAISIGVLVDASIVMVENVHRHIEEDVEAGGKRSRFDLVLRAAQEVGPTLFFSLLVVTVSFLPVFTLEAQEGRLFKPLALTKTYSMAMASVVAVTVVPVLMFWLVRGRIVRARHMGRFERVADLPIHVLLPRLLRFVYRPLVAGAVRRRWLVIVLMVGALASSLLPLKRIGSEFMPPLWEGDLLYMPTTLPGVSITKAREIVQQTDRIIRSFPEVETVFGKVGRAETATDPAPLSMLETTIVLKDQEEWRPGLTPDELIAELDRALQFPGVTNSWTMPIKTRIDMLSTGIKTPVGIKLGGPDLQTLEQLAEQVEAVVKPLPGTLTAYAERVMGGAYLDFDIDREAAARFGLRIADIQDTIQSAVGGMNVSWTVEGLERYPINLRYPRELRDDPEALEQILVTAPGGVQVPLGQVAAIEFRDGPPGIKSEGARPNAWVYVDLESSDIGGWIRRAREEVADKVALPPGYTLLWSGQYEYMERARDRFLLIVPLTFVLTFALLYLSTRSVIKTAFIVSAVPFSLVGSVWLVDQLNYNWSVAVWVGMIALAGLAAETGAVMLLYLDLVYGERRGAGTMNTLRDLREAVTEAAVRRVRPITMTVLTTFVALVPILWSTGTGADVMKRIAAPMVGGLVTVFLGVLFVFPAMYFVWRSFGLAQTGSTRDASSLR
- a CDS encoding alpha/beta fold hydrolase codes for the protein MIPSHASIPAALTRRSFLQTTGALAGALALPGLARGAEVRPAPGMPAPRFMQTNGIRMAVYEQGTGIPVVLCHGFPELAFSWRFQLPALADAGFRAIAPDQRGYGLTDRPDDVAKYSLRHLCDDMAGMLDALEIDKAVFVGHDWGGGVVWMMARLHPDRCLGIVGVNTPGGRPPGMPRRQPTEESLIVRSENYYTVQFQEPGRAEKVLSADVRKTFQMMLRRGYIWDVEAFKAMPEDSPERQMDLLRMLDREDYPGEVFLSEEALDYFTETFEATGFTGGLNWYRMAGRPFPGIENAKWEIEVPCLYIGAENDVILRPSSADGMEDFIDDFEKYTVADCGHWTQQEKPDETNRVLIDWLRRKIAKTA
- a CDS encoding TolC family protein, producing MAETGQPDGLSVLPDRAPADRVARGIADEALRALVEEALERNPDLRAGFAKARAAAQKAPQVASLPDPTAEATAFLAPPETRVGAQRLMLGYSQPLPWLAKLDLREEAAVHGAAALEHGVQAERLRLVTEVRRLYHELAFLDRSRETAETFLEHLIQHEEVAQARYATGVGSTQAVLKLQAEITRAERALVDLDLGEVSLRARLNSLRDRPAATPVDRGSLPAAIEEAALEAGNLAALARSSRPELRAAEAGLSRTEALEGLARMADKPDFNVGVTYTLVTPRDDEAARLLAPAGNGNDVFGLRGGITLPLRRRSRAAAVQEALDLRSHAVDERRAAELVVESEVGDLTQRLPLAWRRLRLLEDLLVVQAEESLESAEAGYIAGSLNTLDLFDAEHVLFEAQTAADRARADYLIGLAELEGAVGRPLAVAAERGGAQQ
- a CDS encoding lipocalin-like domain-containing protein, producing the protein MRSSYCALVGVALLLGGCAGPTADQSSAPAAPGDPGAPFHGAWELASVVRYSGDGEELSRNESSTGFIMYDPAGTMGVVIQGADRAPYAGDEATPEEILAAYRSYTSYFGGFTVDPEAGTVTHHLRASMNPRGAGSDYLRHYEFEEDSLTLQPPAGADGGVVRLTWRRQSDLAELTDEHRRFIGFWEFARLDRTDDSGTALPVQRTYEDGFIIYTASGHMAVHLVRPGRELSAAGRLTAEEAAAAMSTYVSYFGPYTIHEEEGFVVHQRPGCWFPGCIGSDARRGYEFGDGTLTLKPPSREVDGGSVQDALTWERISD